Below is a window of Alkalidesulfovibrio alkalitolerans DSM 16529 DNA.
TGGCCTTTCTCGCGGCCGGGAAAAACAGCTCGAAGAGCGTTCCCCGGCCCGGTTCGCTTTCAATGCGGATGTCACCGCCGTAATCCTTGACGATGCCATATGAGATGGAAAGTCCAAGGCCCATACCCTGGCCTGTCTCCTTGGTCGTGAAGAACGGTTCGAATATCTTGCCGCGTACGCTTTCGGGGATGCCCACGCCTGTATCCTGCACTTGGACCAGCACCTTGTCGTCGCGAACCAGGGTGCGCAGGGTTATGCGGTGTCCGTCTTCGGGCGGGGCCGGGGCCTTGGCGATGGCGTCGCGCGCGTTGGTGACGAGATTAAAGAGCACCTGCTGAATGCGGTTGTCATGGGCCAGGATCGGCGGCAAGGGCTCGGCGAGTTCGAGGCTGGTTTCGATGCCCGCGAGCGAGAGTTGATGCCCGACGATTTTCAGGACGCCGCGGATGGAGTCGTTGACGTTCAAATGTTCACGGATCATGTCCGCCTTGCGGCCGAAGGCCCGCAAGGTATTAATGATGTCTGTGGCCCGGTCCACCTGTTGGCTGATCTCACTGGTGATGGGGCGAAGCTGTGTAGGCGTGACCGGGGTATCCTCTTCGGAGAGCATGGTCAGGAAGTCGCTGCCCATCTTGATGGCGTTCAGCGGTTGGTTCAACTCGTGGGCGATGCCGGCGGACATCTCGCCCAGGGTCTTCATCTTGCTGGCCTGGATGAGTTGGGCATCCTTTTCGATCATTTCGGTGACGTCGGCCGAGGCAATAATCAGCGCTTGGCGGTTCTTGTAGCTGATCGGGCAGGCATGCAAGTTGACGTAGATGGGTACGCCGTCCTTGCGATAATGGATGAGTTTGGAGCAGTAGACGCAGGAGTTGCCCTGCTCGGTCATCGCATCGATGCGGACCAGGCATTGGCTGGCGAAATCCGGATCGAGGGCGGTGTAAGGGATGCGTGACAATTCCTCGCGAGTGTATCCATAGACATCTTCCGCCCTGGGATTGGCGTCGAGTATTTCGAAAGTGTGGGCGTCCACAACCACAATGGGGTCGGGGCCGGAGACGAACAGGGAACGGTACTTTTCTTCGGACTCGCGCAGACGGCGTCGGTAGAGCTTGATGCTCCAGACCATGTTGCGGAAGGAGTTGGCGAGTTGCTGCACCTCGTCGCCGGGCACTTTGCGATAGAAACGGCACTGCCGACAGGTGCGCAGATTCGCGGCCTGCGTTTCGTCCAGTTCTCCGACGCTCGATGCCTGATCGAAGTGCCAGCAGGGCAGGTCGGTGTTCAGGTACGCCGGACATTCCTGGGGCTTCCACTCGTCGTCCGATCCTTCGAGATCGACGGAAATGTCGAAATTGCCGCGCGAAAGTTCGTCGGATATGCGAGTGAGTTTGGCGATGGGCATGGTTATGTAGTTGGCGATGCGCAGCGAAATGAAGAAGACGGCCACAATGACCATCGAGATGAAGCCAAGGAAGGTGATTCGGAGCTTGGCCACGAGATTTTCGATGTGGCGCTTGTTCAGGCCCACATGTACCGAGCCGATGGTGTAGATGCCCTCGGTGATGGGCACGGCTATGTCGAAGACCGGAAGACCGGCCACGACCATGTCGCGCACGGTGCGTGCGGTTTCAGTGGTCGGCGCGGGGATGCCGTGCAGTTCGTGGGGAAATTGGCGGGTGAACGTGTGGGCCAGCAGGTCTCCTTCGGGGTCGGTGATGAAGATGTAGGAAACGAGATCCCTTCGTTCGCCGAGATAGGCTGCATCGAACGCGAGGCTGACGAGGTTCGGGATGTCATTGTCCAGGATATGGCTGCGCGCCCGGTCGGAAAGACTTTGCGCGATGGCCGTGCCCCGGTGTTCGAGTTCCACTGTGAGGCTCGAGACGAGAATCCAGCGTGCGAGCAGGGCGATGATGCCCGAGACGAGAAGAATGAAGGCAAGGGTGGTGATGAATATCTTTTTGGAAAGGCTTATGCTGCCGAAGAATTTCATAGCCCCTTCTCCGGGGTGACGCGGGGCGTCTCGCTGTGCGGCGGTTCAGGAAGAATGTGCGCCGGGCCGTCCGCTGAATCGGCTTGGTTCCCTGGATTATCCAATGGAGCCTTTTCGGCCAGAATGCGCGCGATTTCTCCCCAGTCAGTGACGAGGCGGAATTCGCCGTTACGCAAGCGGGTGAAATAAACGCGATCGAGCCCTTGGTGGTCCGTGGGGCTGAAGGAAACCGTGAGAGATTCCGCCAAAGGGAATTCCTTCAGGCTTTCCATGGCGCGTAGAAAGGCGTCGCGCGTCAGGTCGCGGCCCGCGCGGCGCAATCCCTCCACAAGAACCATGGCGTTGAAATAACCTTCCTGCCCAATGAAATTCGGTGTGTCACCGGGGTAGTACTTGGCCAGCAGCGCGGCATAGCCGGGGTCGCCGGCGCCGAAGCGGGCCGGGCGTACGAGGTCCGGCGGCGGCACGACCTGGGAGAGGATCACCAAGGCGTCCTCGTCGTGTGCCAGACGGCGGCCGAGTTCCTCGCCGCCCACGAAGGAGACAGTGTAAAAGAGCGGATCAAAGCCCTTGCGCCGGGCCTCTTGAACCAGCTTTGCGCACGGGTCGTAGGTGCCGATCATGACCACGGCCTGCGCGCCCGAACGGATGATGCGGTCCAGGCCATCGGCGATGTCCATGGTGCCACGGATGTAGGAGCCGCGTGCCACTGGCGTCAGGCCGTGTTTGCGCAGGGCGAGTTCGGTGCCGGTGAGGCCATCGAAGCCGTAGGCGTCGTACTGGTAGAAGACGGCGATGCGCGTCAGGCCCAGGTCTTCCACCATGTGGCGCACGGCGGCCTCGGTTTCCTGATAGTACGACGCGCGCACGTTCATCAGATACGGATTGAACGGTTCGCGCAGGGCGTTGGCGCCTGTGAACATGCCCACCAGCGGGATGCGCGCCTGTTCGATCAGTGGCAGGATCTTTGCTGTGGTAGGTGTGCCGACATAGCAGAAGAGGGCGAAAACGTCGTCCTCGATGATCAACCGCTGCGTATTCACCAGACAGCGGGTGGGGTCGTAGGCATCGTCGTAGGCGATGACGTTGATGATGCGGCCGTGCACGCCGCCGGTTTCGTTGACGTAGTTGATGTAGGAGAGTGCGCCCCGTAGGGTCTGGATGCCCAGATATTCGGCGTGTCCAGAGAGCGCCAGCGAGGAACCGATGCGGATTTCGGTCGTCGTGACTCCGGGTGTGCGGCTGGGGCTCTCCTCTTCCGTGGGGCCCGTTCCGCAGGCGGCGGTCGCGAGAAGCAGCAGCGCGAGCACCCCGCGGAGCAGGGGCGAGAAGCTGTCCGGCATGAGGAAGCACCTCCTGGCGTGTGTGCACACTGTACCAGAAGACCCTACAGGGTCAAGGAATAGGGGGCTGTATGAGCCGAATTCCCGTTCAGGAGGGGATACCCCGGTACAATGACACTGGAACTGAAAAGTCGGCACGGTGTGGAGGGAGGATCGTATGCCCGATGAGTGGGCATGCGGCGGCGGAATTCGTCAGTTCGTGGCGTCGAGTTCGGCTAGCCGGGTTTCCACGGCTTCCCAGCGGGCGAAGGTTTCGGCGTGCGCGGCTTCGAGCTCGGTCAGGCGATTTTGGGCTGTGGCAACGATGTCGCTCGACTGCCGGTACAGGTCCGGGTCGGAAAGGCGCGCATGGGCAGCCTCGATATCCGCCTCTAGTGCCTCTATCCTGGAAGGAAGTTCGCCGAGTTCAGCACGCAGCTCGTCCAGTTCGCGCTGCTCCTTGAAGCTCAGCTTTCGCGGCCTGATTCGGTTCGCCTCGGCTTGCTGCCCGCCCTTGCCGGGCTCGGCGTTGGCGAGGTCAGAATTCTTCGTGCGTTCGCGGCCTTCAGCCGGTGCGGCCGGGACCGGACGCTGCCGCAGCCAGTCGTCGTAGCCGCCCACGTATGCGGCCACGCGGCCATCGGCCTCGAAGGCAATGGTGCTCGTCACGACATTGTTGAGGAAGGCGCGGTCGTGGCTCACGACGAGCACCGTGCCCGAGTATTCCATGAGCCGCTCTTCGAGCAGCTCCAGGGTTTCGGCGTCCAGGTCGTTGGTCGGTTCGTCCATGACCAGCACGTTGGAGGGCCGGGTGAAGAGCCGCGCCAGCAAGAGCCTGTTGCGTTCACCGCCAGAGAGCACGCCGACCGGGCTCATGGCCCGCTCGGGCGGGAAGAGGAAATCCTTGAGATAACCCATCACGTGGCGCGGCTCGCCGTTCACGGTCACGGTGTCGTTGCCGTCGGCGATGCTCTCGCGCACGGTTTTGGCCGGGTCGAGCTGTTCGCGGTGCTGGTCGAAGTAGGCCACTTCCAGGCGCGTGCCGAGCTTGACCGTGCCCGTGCTGGGCGCAAGGCGGCCGAGCAGCACCTGGATGAGCGTGGTCTTGCCCGCGCCGTTGGGGCCGATGAGTCCCACTTTGTCGCCGCGCATAATGGTCAGGTCGAGATCCCGGAAAATCGTCCTCTCGTCGTAGGCGAAGGACACGCCCACGGCCTCGGCCACGATCTTTCCCGAGGGTGACGCGTCCTGGACGACGATCTTGCTCGTTCCCAGGCGCTCGCGTCGGGCGCGGCGTTCCTCGCGCAGGCGCTTGAGAGCGCGCACGCGGCCCTCGTTGCGGGTGCGTCGGGCCTTTATGCCCTGGCGAATCCAGGCCTCTTCGCGGGCCAGCTTCTTGTCGAATTCGGCCCAGTTCTTCTCCTCGGCTTCGAGCAGGGCCTCCTTGCGGGCGAGAAAGGTGTCGTAGTCGCAGGACCAGTCGGCCAGGCGTCCCCGGTCGAGCTCGATGATGCGGGTGGCGATGCGGCGCAGGAACATGCGGTCGTGGGTGATGAAGACCAGCGTTCGCACGCGGCGCAGTACGAACTCCTCCAGCCAGGCGATGGAGTCGATGTCCAGGTGGTTGGTCGGCTCGTCGAGCAGGAGCACGTCCGGGTCGCCCGCAAGCGCGCGGGCCAGGAGCGCTCGGCGCTTGAGCCCGCCGGAAAGCTCTTCGAAGCGCGCCTCGGGGTCCAGGCCCAGGCGCGAGATGGCGGTGTCGATGTTTTGCAGGGTCTCCCAGCCGCCGTGCTCGGAAAGGGCCTGCCCGATCTCGGCCAGGCCGGTCGGGTCCGCGCCGTGCGCCACCTCGCGGCTCGCGCGGTGATAGTCCGCGATCAGCCTGCCTGCCTCGCCCAGCCCCTCCGTCGCGATCTCGTGGACCGTGCCGTGCAGATCCTCGGGCACCTTTTGCGAGAGGCGCGCAACCCGAAGTCCCGTGGCGCGCGAGACCCGGCCCGAATCGGGCTCAAGGTCGCCGCTCAAGAGGCGCAGGAGGGTGGATTTACCTTCACCGTTTCGGCCGACGATGCACACGCGCTGTCCTTCCTCGATCTGGAAGGAGACGCGGTCGAGCAGAAGCGGCCCGCCGAAGGACATGGAGAGGTCGGAAACGCTGATGAGTGCCATGCGGGGAGTCTCGTATGCCGCCGCGCGCCACGGGTCAAGGGGAGGGGGCGCCACGCGGCCTTGGACAGTGCCCGACGGCAAACGGCTGATGACTAGCCGTCCGTCGCTGACGAGCGTTCATGCTGCCAAGGGGAATCGTATCGAACAGAATAGATGAAAATGGCGGAGAGGGTGGGATTCGAACCCACGTGCCGGCTCATCACCGACAACCCGATTTCGAGTCGGGCGCGTTACGGCCACTTCGCTACCTCTCCGCGTTTCCCTGCGGAAGGGCATGGTTGATACCTGCAAGTAGGGGGCGGCGTCAAGCCTGGGGTGACGTCGGGCGTGTCGCGGGCGGAAAAAATCCTTAGGCATTCGCCGGGGCCGCCGCGGTCGTCCGTCAGGTCCGGCGCGAGCGGAAAAAATCCGTGAGCAGTGCGCCGCACTCCTCGGCCAGCACGCCGCCGAGCACCTGGATGCGGTGGTTGAGGAAGGGCAGGGCGGGGCCGTCGAGCCGCGAGCCGAAGGCCCCGGTCTTGGGGTCGGTGGCGCCGAAGACCACCGTCCGCACCCGCGCGTGCACGAGCGCCCCAAGGCACATGATGCACGGTTCGAGCGTGACGACCAGGGTTGTGCCCGAAAGGCGGTAGTTGGCGAGCGTTTGCGCGGCTTGGCGCAGGCAGCGCACCTCGGCGTGGGCCGTGGGGTCGTTGAGGCCGATCGAGGCGTTGTGCGCCTGGGCGAGAACGGTGCCATCCTGGGCCAGGAGCAGCGCGCCCACCGGCACCTCGCCCGCCGCCGCGCCAGCGGCGGCCTCGGCCAGGGCCAGGGCCATCGGATCATCCCAGGAGGACCAGCCCGGAGGCGGGGAGGGGGGCGCGGGACGCGAAGCCATGTGCACCGGGATGCCGGATGATTCGGCCAATCAGCCGTCCTTCAGGAAGCGCACCCCGCCCTCTATCAGGCTCACGCCGAGCGGATCGCTCGCGCCGCGCGTCCAGTTGGGATGGTTGGTGGGGTGGTTGAAGGCCTCGGGGTGGGGCATGAGCCCAAGGATGCGGCCCGAGGGATCGGTCAGCCCGGCGATGCCGTGGGGCGAGCCGTTGGGATTGAAGGGATATTCCTCGGTGGGCAGACCCGTTTCGGGGTGCACGTAGGACAGGGCGTGCAGGTTCGCGCCCATCGCGGCGCGCATGGCCGCGTCGTCCTCGAAGACGAGCTTGCCCTCGCCGTGGCGCACGGGCAGGTACAGGCGGTCGAGCCCCTTGGTGAAGACGCACGGGCTCTTCTGGTTGGCGGCAAGCCACACCCAACGGTCCTCGAAGCGGGCCGAGTCGTTGTTGGAGAGCGATGCCGTGCGCTGGAAATAGTCGCCGCCGATCGCGGGCAGCAGCCCGAGCTTGACCAGCAATTGGAAGCCGTTGCAGATGCCGAGGATCAGCCCGCCGTCGTCGAAGAAGCTTTTCAGGTCCTCGACCAGGGGCCTGCCCTCGGCGTCGGCCATGTAGCGCCAGCGAAGCGCGGCCGCCTGGGCCGCGCCCAGGTCGTCGCCGTCCAGGAATCCGCCGGGAAAGATCAGGAGGTTGTAGTCCGCCAGCTTCACGCGGCCCGCGCGCAGGTCGGAGAAGAAGACCACGTCCGCGCGGTCGGCCCCGGCGAGGCGCGCCGCGTGCGCGGATTCCTTGTGGCAGTTGGTGCCGTGACCGGTGATGACGAGGGTGTTGACCGCTTGCAAGGCGCGACTCCTGTGTCCTGGGGATATCTTTGGGGGAGACTCCCCGAATCATGACATATTCTGTCCGGGCGCACCATAAGGCCAGGTGGAAACGGCGTCAACCAAGGCTTGCCGGACATGTTGCGGTTTGGTGGAAAAAGCCCTTTTCAAGGCCATTTTTGCCGCATACAATCCGGCGGGTTGGGCGTTCGATCCAGTCATCAATTTCGCGTCAGGAAAGTCATGAGGAGTTGCATGAAGACCAAGTTCATTTTCATCACCGGCGGCGTGCTGTCGTCCCTGGGCAAAGGCCTCGCCGCGGCCTCCATCGCCGCGTTGCTCAAGGCCAGGGGCCTCAAATGCACCATCCAGAAGCTCGACCCCTACATCAACGTCGATCCCGGCACGATGAACCCGTTCCAGCATGGCGAGGTTTACGTCACCGAGGACGGGGCCGAGACCGATCTCGATCTGGGGCATTACGAGCGCTATATTGACGTCTTCATGACCCAGAAGAACAATTTTACCTCCGGTTCCATTTACAACCGGGTCATCCAGAAGGAGCGCCGCGGCGACTACCTGGGCGGCACGGTCCAGGTCATCCCGCACATCACCGACGAAATCAAGCGGGCCATCCTTTCCGTGGTCACGGACGAGGACGTGGCCCTCATCGAGATCGGCGGCACCGTGGGCGACATCGAGGGCCAGCCGTTCCTGGAGGCCATCCGCCAGATGCGCGGCGACCTGGGCAAGGAAAACTGCCTCTACATCCACCTGACGCTCGTGCCCTACATCAGCGCGGCAGGCGAGTTGAAGACCAAGCCCACGCAGCATAGCGTCAAGGAACTGCGCAGCATCGGCATTCAGCCCGACATCATCCTGTGCCGGTCCGAGAGGGAACTCGACGCGGACATCAAGGCCAAGATCGCGCTCTTTTGCAACGTGGACCGCGACGCGGTCTTCTCGGCCGTTGACGTGGATTCCATCTACAAAGTGCCGCTCAAATTCTACCACGAGGGCGTGGACCAGAAGATCGCCATCATGCTCAGGCTGCCTGCCAAGAACGCCGATCTCGCGCCCTGGGAGCAACTCGTGCACCGCATGGAGCACCCCAAGGCCGAGATCACCATCGGCATCGTGGGCAAATACGTGGACCTCAAGGAGGCCTACAAGAGCCTGCACGAGGCGCTGATCCACGGCGGCGTGGCCAACGAGGTCAAGGTCAACCTCGAGTACGTCAATTCCGAGGAGCTGGACCGTTCCAACGTGGCCAAGCGCCTGAAGAATGTGGACGGCGTGCTCGTCCCGGGCGGATTCGGTGCGCGAGGCATTCCGGGCAAAATCGAGGCCATCCGGCACGCGCGCGAAAACAAGATTCCCTTCTTTGGCATCTGTCTTGGCATGCAGTGCGCCTGCATCGAGGCCGCGCGCCACGTCCTTTCGATCGACCGGGCCGATTCCGAGGAGTTCGATAACGACACCCCCGACCCGATCATCTACCTGATGACCGAGTGGTTCGATTTTCGCAGTCAGTGCGTGGAGAAGCGCGACAAGAACTCCGACCTGGGCGGCACCATGCGCCTGGGGAGCTACCCGTGCGTCGTGGCCAAAGACACCAAGGCCTTCGAGGCCTACGGCGAGGAGTCCATCCACGAACGCCACCGCCATCGCTACGAATTCAACCAGAAATATCGCGCGGACATGGAGAAGCACGGCTACGTCTTCTCCGGAACGTCGCCCAACGGTGAACTCGTGGAGATCGTCGAACTCAAGGACCACCCCTGGTTCCTGGGTTGCCAGTTCCACCCCGAGTTCAAGTCGCGTCCCATGCGGGCGCACCCGCTGTTCCGCGAGTTCATCAAGGCCGCTTTCGGGTTCATGAAAGGCCGGAAATAGGCGGGGGCGCGTCGTGACGGTCTCTCCCGCCGCGCCAGGCGACCTGTACGAGAAAAGCCGCAAGGCGATGTTCCTCATCGCCGGGCCGTGCGCCCTGGAGAGTCGCTCCCTGGCGCTCGAAGTCGCGGCCGCCGTGGCCGAGGTCGCCGGACGCCTGGGGATCACGGCCATCTTCAAAAGCTCCTTCGACAAGGCCAACCGGACCTCCATCACGAGCTTTCGGGGACCCGGCCTGACGACGGGGCTTTCCTGGCTGGCCGAGGCGCGCGAGGCGACCGGCCTGCCGATCGTCACGGACATCCACCTGCCCGAGCAGGCCGCACCTGTGGCCGAGGTGGCGGACGTGCTCCAAATTCCGGCTTTTTTGTGCCGCCAGACCGATCTTCTGGTGGCCGCCGCAGCCACCGGGAAGGTGGTCAACGTCAAGAAGGGCCAGTTCCTTGCCCCCTGGGACATGAAGAACGTGGTCTCCAAGCTCGCCGAGGCGGGAGGCAGGCGGGTCTGGCTGACCGAGCGCGGCGCGAGCTTTGGCTACAACAATCTGGTGGTCGATTTCAGGTCCGTGCCGATCATGAAGTCCTTGGGCCACCCCGTGGTCTTCGACGCCACGCATTCGGTGCAGTTGCCGGGCGGGCAGGGAGGCGCCTCGGGCGGCCAGCGCGAGTTCGTGCCGACCCTGGCCAGGGCGGCCGTGGCTGCGGGCGTGGACGGGCTCTTCCTGGAAGTTCACCCCGATCCGGACAAGGCGCTGTGCGACGGCCCCAACTCCTGGCCGCTGGCCCGGCTCGAGCCCCTTTTGCGCGAACTTCTCGCCCTGCGGAGCGTGCCCCGTGCCGACTGAAAAAGCCCGCGACATCCGCCTGCTCGTGCTGGACGTGGACGGAGTGTTGACCGACGGCGGCCTTTATTACGACGCCGATGGACGGATCATGAAGCGCTTCCACGTTCAGGACGGCCTGGGCATCAAGCTGGCGCAACGCATGGGGCTAGAGGTCGCGGTCATCACCGGTCTGGATCATGCGGCCGTAGCCTCGCGGGTCCGCGAACTCGGCATTGCCGAATACCACGCCGGACACGTCGAAAAGCGTTCCCTCATCATGGATATGGCCACGCGCAAATCGCTTGAGCTTTCCCAGATCGCCTATCTGGGCGACGACTGGGTCGACGCCACGGCCATGCGTGTCGTGGGCCTGCCCATGGCCGTGTCCAACGCCCAACCCGAGATACTGGCGCTCGCGGCTTGGGTTTCGTCTCGCTCGGGTGGGTATGGAGCCGCACGCGAGGCCATCGCTTTCATCCTCGATGCCCAAGGCAAGTATGCGGAGTGCTGGCGGGCCTGGAGCGACTGATGGGCAGAAAATTCTCCCTGGCGCTGCTTTTGCTTGCGCTGCTTGCGGGCGCGGGTCTTTGGGGCTGGCAGTTCTTCAAGGACGACATCGATCTGGCCCGCGATCTCATCGGACAACTTCCCAAAGATCTGAACGTTGACGTCTCGGCGAAGGGCATTACCCTGTCGCAAGGCGAAGCCGGGGCGCTGCTGTGGGAGCTTGTCTCCGAGTCTGCCGGATACGATTCAAAGAAAGGAACGGTATTGCTGACGAACCCCGTCATTTCTTATTATGCGGACGGGCCCACGCCCATGTTGGTCATCCGGGCGCCGCAGGGCGAGGTGGACCAGGCCGCCAACACCATGGTCTTGACGCCGCACGTGATCGCCACGTACGGGCAGGTCACGGTCACCGGAAACAGACTGGACTATCTCGGCGCCGAACGGCGCATCGTCATCACCGGAGACGCCATTGTGGACCGGGGAGACATGGTCATGCATGCCCCGCGTCTGGAGATCGACCTCGTGACGCAGGACATGACCGCTCCCGAGGGCGTTCGGGTAACGACCTCGCGCGATTCATTCGCTCCTGGCACGGGACAATAGAGGCAACAATGCGTAATCATATCATGGATATGCTGTGGATGGTCATGGTGGCCTTGGCCGTCGTCTTCGGCGCGCCGCTTTCCGCCTCTGCTCAGGCGGCGGCCGCCTCCGAGAGCGTCCCTACGCGCATCACAGCGGACAAACTGACCTACAGTCAGGAGCGCGACACGGTCATCTTCGAGGGGCAGGTGCACGTGGTGCGCGGCGAGATGCAGATATGGTCCGACAAACTGACCGGCTACCTGACGCCCAAGGACGGAGCCAAGGAGGGCACGGGGCCTTCTCTTGCCGCCGAGGACGCCGAGATCCGCACCGTGGTCGCCGTGGGCAACGTACGCATGCTGCATCAAGGCCGGGAAGGCTTTAGCGGCAAGGCGACCTTCGTGGTTGCCGACGGTGTGCTGACCATGGAGGACAACCCGGTCATCGTGGATGGCCCCAACCGCGTTGTGGGCGAGGTGATCCGCTTCTATTCAAAGACCAACCGAAGCGAAGTGCTCGGCGGCAAGAAGCGCGTCGAGGCTGTATTCTTCACCACTGGCGATGAGTTTGCGCCTGCCCGGCCGACTCCGCAGGGACAGAACGCAACCAGCCCGTCCCCTGGTTCCGCACCGAAGGCCGACTGACGCATGTCCAGCAGACTTGAAGGCAGGGAACTGCGTAAGGTCTACGGCCAGCGGGAAGTCGTCAAGGGCGTCTCGCTTTCCCTGGGCCAGAACGAGGTCTTCGGCATCCTGGGGCCCAACGGGGCGGGCAAAACCACGACTTTCTACATGTTGCTCGGCGTGGTCAAGCCGACCTCTGGGCACGTCTTTCTCGACGATCGCGAATTGACCCGCTGGCCGCTGCATCTGCGGGCCAGGGAGGGGCTTTCCTACCTGCCCCAGGAAAGCTCGATCTTCAAAAAGCTCACCGTGCGCCAAAATATGGAGATCATCCTGGAACATACGGATCTCTCGCGCAAGGAGCAGCGCATGCGCTGCGACGCCCTGCTCGACGAGTTGGGCATTCGCCGTTTGGAAAAATCACGAGCCGTGCATCTTTCCGGTGGTGAACGCCGCCGCCTGGAGATCGCTCGGGCTCTCATCCGCAGCCCCAAGTTCATCCTCCTCGACGAGCCTTTCGCCGGCATCGATCCGCTGGCCGTGGACGACATCAAGGAGATCATCCGG
It encodes the following:
- a CDS encoding LptA/OstA family protein; the protein is MRNHIMDMLWMVMVALAVVFGAPLSASAQAAAASESVPTRITADKLTYSQERDTVIFEGQVHVVRGEMQIWSDKLTGYLTPKDGAKEGTGPSLAAEDAEIRTVVAVGNVRMLHQGREGFSGKATFVVADGVLTMEDNPVIVDGPNRVVGEVIRFYSKTNRSEVLGGKKRVEAVFFTTGDEFAPARPTPQGQNATSPSPGSAPKAD
- the lptC gene encoding LPS export ABC transporter periplasmic protein LptC: MGRKFSLALLLLALLAGAGLWGWQFFKDDIDLARDLIGQLPKDLNVDVSAKGITLSQGEAGALLWELVSESAGYDSKKGTVLLTNPVISYYADGPTPMLVIRAPQGEVDQAANTMVLTPHVIATYGQVTVTGNRLDYLGAERRIVITGDAIVDRGDMVMHAPRLEIDLVTQDMTAPEGVRVTTSRDSFAPGTGQ
- the lptB gene encoding LPS export ABC transporter ATP-binding protein is translated as MSSRLEGRELRKVYGQREVVKGVSLSLGQNEVFGILGPNGAGKTTTFYMLLGVVKPTSGHVFLDDRELTRWPLHLRAREGLSYLPQESSIFKKLTVRQNMEIILEHTDLSRKEQRMRCDALLDELGIRRLEKSRAVHLSGGERRRLEIARALIRSPKFILLDEPFAGIDPLAVDDIKEIIRGLKDKGIGILISDHNVRETLSICDRASIVFDGTIILTGTPQEIAANPRARQVYLGEEFCL